From the Nitrospira sp. genome, one window contains:
- a CDS encoding glycerate kinase yields MMRIGVPDSRAKALLARLFRAGLQAVDPYEALCRQVRIRRDQLTIGSHQYPLTPIQRIVVVGAGKASARMAQALEHQLGERIDSGLVVVKYGHGAQTKTIRIVEAGHPIPDAAGLRAGRQLMQLVQTLTPADLLIVLLSGGASSLLPAPADGISLKDKQQTTKLLLRSGATIQEINAVRKHLSCIKGGQLAAATKARVASVILSDVIGNDLGTIGSGPTAPDATTFRDAWEIVGRYGVSRSIPRSVRRHLELGLKKAVPETPKPRATLFRRVENILIGDNRAAVDAVAEVAQREGLTTLVLGTTVTGEARELAKFFGAIAREIAAEGRPVRRPCCVIAGGEPTVTIRGEGKGGRAQEFALAAAAEIAGLPKMWVAGFATDGTDGPTAVAGAAVDGQTVARAQRRKQNLSRALQENDAYPFFHALHGHIETGPTGTNVNDLYLLLAL; encoded by the coding sequence ATGATGCGCATCGGCGTCCCGGACTCACGAGCCAAAGCCCTCCTCGCACGGCTCTTTCGGGCGGGACTGCAGGCGGTCGATCCCTATGAGGCCCTGTGCCGGCAGGTTCGAATCCGCCGTGATCAGCTCACCATCGGCTCGCACCAGTATCCCCTCACACCAATACAGCGAATTGTGGTCGTCGGTGCCGGGAAGGCATCGGCACGAATGGCCCAGGCGCTGGAGCATCAGCTTGGCGAGCGGATTGATAGTGGGCTCGTGGTCGTCAAGTATGGACATGGTGCCCAGACGAAGACGATTCGCATCGTGGAAGCTGGGCATCCGATTCCGGATGCCGCCGGCCTTCGTGCGGGCCGCCAGCTGATGCAGCTGGTGCAGACATTGACTCCCGCCGACCTGCTGATTGTCCTGCTGTCCGGCGGTGCGTCGAGCCTCCTGCCTGCACCGGCCGACGGCATCAGTCTGAAGGACAAACAACAGACAACCAAGTTGCTGCTTCGATCCGGGGCGACGATTCAGGAGATCAATGCAGTGCGCAAGCACCTCTCCTGCATCAAGGGCGGCCAACTTGCCGCGGCCACAAAGGCGCGTGTGGCCAGTGTGATCTTGTCTGATGTCATTGGAAATGACCTGGGCACTATCGGATCAGGACCAACAGCGCCTGATGCGACCACATTTCGCGACGCGTGGGAAATTGTCGGGCGATATGGAGTGTCTCGCAGTATTCCGCGGTCGGTGCGCCGCCACTTGGAATTGGGCTTGAAGAAGGCCGTTCCGGAGACGCCTAAACCACGGGCAACGCTGTTTCGTCGAGTGGAGAATATTCTGATCGGTGACAATCGGGCGGCGGTCGACGCTGTGGCGGAGGTGGCACAACGGGAGGGATTGACGACGCTGGTGCTGGGCACCACCGTCACCGGTGAAGCGCGGGAGCTTGCCAAATTTTTTGGCGCGATCGCCCGTGAGATCGCCGCAGAGGGGCGCCCGGTGCGCCGTCCTTGCTGCGTGATCGCGGGGGGCGAGCCCACCGTGACCATCCGCGGAGAAGGCAAGGGCGGAAGAGCGCAGGAGTTTGCGCTGGCCGCAGCGGCAGAGATTGCTGGATTGCCCAAGATGTGGGTCGCCGGTTTCGCGACCGATGGAACCGACGGACCGACTGCGGTGGCCGGCGCGGCGGTAGACGGCCAGACCGTGGCCCGCGCCCAGCGCAGGAAGCAGAATCTGTCCCGAGCACTTCAGGAAAACGACGCCTATCCCTTCTTTCACGCACTCCACGGGCATATTGAAACTGGGCCGACCGGAACCAACGTGAACGACCTTTACCTCCTCCTCGCACTCTAG
- a CDS encoding lytic transglycosylase domain-containing protein has translation MRNNDWGLRAGIVGVTLVLGLAPLFAEVSGDSKNAPPSGSKPHDEHPVTATDPSAAPSINDTEIAPELEDRLVILPEIKREGERFFLSSFKLPDKLTFAGQSIPLDNWQVRERIEYEFYQFLEDQGESIILAKRTGRCFAPAEKQLAEAGLPDDLKYMLLVESKCIAAAYSRAKASGPWQFINSTGRRYKLHNERWLDERRNLEMSTEAAIKYLRYLRDFYQGDWFLAMASYNAGEDRVRKLIKEQNVNDYWRMHGPRETMRYVARIIAAKEIYSQPEKYLGLTKKDLYPPLETETVTVTIKEPQRRLTSIAEEYGTYFLELKMLNPEFTKDYLPKGTYQVKVPRQTCPNRCFKQDKLP, from the coding sequence ATGCGGAATAATGATTGGGGACTTCGGGCCGGTATTGTCGGTGTCACCCTGGTACTAGGGTTGGCGCCTTTGTTTGCGGAAGTGTCTGGGGATTCTAAGAATGCCCCGCCTTCGGGGTCGAAACCGCATGATGAGCATCCTGTCACGGCGACGGATCCCTCAGCGGCCCCCTCGATCAATGACACGGAGATCGCTCCCGAACTGGAAGACCGGCTGGTCATTCTTCCGGAGATCAAGCGGGAAGGGGAGCGGTTCTTTCTGAGCTCGTTTAAGCTACCGGACAAGTTGACCTTCGCCGGTCAATCAATTCCCCTGGACAATTGGCAAGTGCGGGAACGGATTGAGTATGAGTTCTATCAGTTTCTGGAAGATCAGGGTGAAAGCATTATTTTGGCAAAGAGAACCGGGCGCTGTTTCGCACCAGCCGAAAAACAATTGGCGGAAGCGGGATTGCCCGATGATTTGAAATATATGTTGTTGGTCGAAAGCAAATGTATTGCAGCGGCCTATTCCCGCGCGAAGGCGTCGGGCCCATGGCAGTTCATCAACTCGACCGGCCGGCGCTACAAATTGCATAACGAGCGCTGGCTCGATGAGCGGCGCAACCTTGAGATGTCGACCGAAGCCGCCATCAAGTATCTCCGCTACCTCCGGGATTTCTACCAGGGCGACTGGTTTCTCGCCATGGCCTCCTACAATGCCGGGGAAGACCGTGTGCGCAAGTTGATCAAGGAACAGAACGTCAATGACTACTGGCGCATGCATGGCCCGCGCGAAACCATGCGCTATGTGGCGCGTATCATCGCGGCAAAAGAGATCTATTCCCAACCGGAAAAGTATTTGGGGTTGACGAAGAAGGATCTGTATCCGCCCCTCGAAACGGAAACTGTGACCGTCACGATCAAGGAACCGCAACGGCGGCTCACCTCGATCGCCGAGGAGTATGGGACCTATTTTCTAGAGTTGAAAATGTTGAACCCGGAGTTCACCAAGGACTACTTGCCAAAGGGGACGTATCAGGTTAAGGTGCCACGGCAAACCTGTCCCAATCGTTGTTTCAAGCAAGACAAGCTCCCCTAG
- a CDS encoding uracil-DNA glycosylase: protein MSTLPLLNDDIVSCTRCSRLVTYRQTVAKTKRRQYRDWIYWGKPIPGFGDPNAQLYILGLAPAAHGGNRTGRVFTGDRSGDWLYEALHRYGFANQATSTHAGDGLTLTNCYIGATVRCAPPDNKPTPDEFTACRPFILREIQLLPAVRVVVVLGKIAFDHYFKAARDLGHRLPSPLPKFGHGTISDLPWGVTLIGSYHPSQQNTFTGKLTRPMFHRIFAQARRRVGDASSAG, encoded by the coding sequence ATGTCTACACTGCCGCTGCTGAATGACGACATTGTCTCGTGCACCCGCTGCTCACGATTAGTCACCTATCGCCAGACGGTCGCCAAGACCAAGCGACGCCAATACCGCGATTGGATTTATTGGGGAAAGCCCATTCCTGGGTTTGGTGATCCGAATGCCCAACTGTACATACTGGGCCTTGCACCTGCCGCACATGGTGGGAACCGAACAGGGCGTGTCTTCACGGGGGATCGGAGCGGAGATTGGCTCTATGAGGCATTGCATCGATACGGGTTCGCCAATCAGGCCACGTCTACGCATGCGGGGGACGGCTTGACACTCACGAACTGTTATATCGGCGCAACCGTACGATGCGCGCCGCCGGACAACAAACCGACCCCCGACGAGTTTACGGCCTGTCGACCATTTATCCTGAGGGAAATCCAGTTGTTGCCGGCTGTGCGCGTCGTCGTCGTCCTCGGCAAGATCGCCTTCGACCACTACTTCAAAGCAGCCCGTGATTTGGGACACCGACTACCGTCCCCACTGCCGAAATTTGGACACGGGACTATTTCCGACCTGCCTTGGGGTGTAACGCTGATCGGCTCCTATCATCCAAGCCAGCAAAACACCTTCACGGGCAAACTCACACGACCGATGTTCCACCGCATCTTCGCTCAGGCCAGACGGCGAGTGGGAGACGCTTCATCCGCCGGTTGA
- the fsa gene encoding fructose-6-phosphate aldolase, protein MKLYLDTANVKEIEEGAKLGLIDGVTTNPSLVAKEGRSFKEMLLEICKMVDGPISAEVVSIESDAMVKEGRDLAKVHKNIVVKVPLIPEGLRATKQLASEGIRVNVTLCFSPTQALLAAKAGAWCVSPFIGRLDDVSSDGMALIQQIVTIYKNYDFKTQVLVASVRHPQHVVEAALIGGHICTMPYTVFQQLVKHPLTDLGLKKFLADWDAMKKK, encoded by the coding sequence ATGAAACTGTATCTCGATACGGCAAACGTCAAGGAAATCGAGGAAGGTGCCAAACTTGGTTTGATCGATGGGGTCACGACCAATCCGTCTCTCGTGGCGAAGGAAGGGCGGAGTTTCAAGGAAATGCTCCTTGAAATCTGCAAAATGGTCGATGGTCCGATCAGTGCCGAAGTGGTTTCCATTGAATCCGACGCCATGGTGAAAGAAGGCAGAGATCTGGCGAAGGTGCACAAGAACATCGTGGTGAAGGTCCCACTCATTCCCGAAGGCCTCCGTGCAACCAAGCAGTTGGCCTCGGAGGGGATTCGCGTCAATGTGACCTTGTGTTTTTCGCCGACGCAAGCGCTGTTGGCGGCCAAGGCTGGAGCCTGGTGCGTCTCGCCCTTCATCGGACGTTTGGACGATGTCAGTTCAGATGGGATGGCCCTGATCCAACAGATTGTCACCATCTACAAGAATTACGATTTCAAGACACAGGTGTTGGTGGCAAGCGTTCGTCATCCGCAGCATGTGGTTGAAGCGGCGCTGATCGGAGGCCACATCTGTACGATGCCCTACACCGTCTTTCAGCAGCTCGTGAAGCACCCACTGACCGATCTCGGCTTGAAGAAATTTCTCGCCGACTGGGACGCCATGAAGAAGAAGTGA
- the dapB gene encoding 4-hydroxy-tetrahydrodipicolinate reductase, giving the protein MIKVVVTGAAGRMGSRLVSLVKDSAFLTLAGAVEGKGHHALGEDSGEVAGCGRTGVPIVEDLSSLLERGEVVVDFTTPPATLGHVRIVAQHRRSIVVGTTGFSPTELDELRGVSKQIPCVFSPNMSVGVNVIYKVIAEMAKTLGEDYDIEVIEAHHRLKKDAPSGTALKMAEVLARAVNRDLAQVGVYARKGLIGERQKGEIGIQTIRAGDIVGDHTVMFGTMGERIEVTHRASSRDTFARGALRAARWVVKQPPGLYDMLDVLSLK; this is encoded by the coding sequence ATGATCAAGGTTGTGGTTACAGGGGCAGCTGGGCGCATGGGATCTCGTCTCGTGTCCCTTGTCAAAGATTCAGCGTTTCTTACCTTGGCCGGAGCAGTGGAGGGCAAGGGGCATCACGCGCTGGGCGAAGATTCCGGTGAGGTCGCTGGGTGTGGGCGCACCGGTGTGCCGATCGTGGAAGATTTGTCCAGCCTATTGGAGCGGGGCGAAGTGGTGGTGGATTTTACCACTCCACCGGCCACGCTCGGACACGTGAGGATTGTGGCGCAACATCGTCGGAGCATTGTGGTCGGAACCACGGGATTTTCTCCGACTGAATTGGATGAGCTTCGCGGTGTGAGCAAGCAGATCCCCTGCGTATTCTCACCCAATATGAGCGTTGGGGTCAATGTGATCTACAAGGTTATCGCTGAAATGGCTAAGACGCTCGGGGAAGACTACGACATTGAGGTCATCGAAGCCCACCATCGCCTCAAAAAAGATGCTCCTAGCGGGACCGCTTTGAAAATGGCGGAAGTCCTCGCTCGGGCGGTCAACCGAGATCTTGCTCAGGTCGGGGTGTATGCGCGGAAGGGGCTGATCGGTGAGCGTCAGAAAGGCGAGATCGGTATTCAGACAATTCGCGCGGGTGACATCGTCGGTGATCATACGGTCATGTTCGGTACGATGGGCGAACGGATCGAGGTGACCCACCGAGCAAGTAGCCGGGACACATTTGCTCGGGGAGCGTTGCGAGCGGCCCGTTGGGTCGTCAAGCAGCCGCCAGGTCTTTACGATATGCTCGATGTCTTGAGTCTCAAGTAG
- a CDS encoding 4-hydroxy-tetrahydrodipicolinate synthase produces MFTGSLVAIVTPFKNGKLDERALGDLIEWQISSGTHGIVPCGTTGESATLTHAEHDRVVACTVEVVRRRVPVVAGTGSNSTAEAIALTKHAKAAGVDGALLITPYYNKPTQEGLYLHYKAVAEAVDLPLVVYNIPGRTGVNMLPSTIARLTTCPTVVAVKEGSGNVQQASEIIQLCGDRLTVLAGDDALTLPVMAVGGKGVITVTANLLPSKMAQLVNAFRAGRVDEARALHYQLYPLFTALFYETNPIPVKEALHMMGKIDCEMRLPLCPMGKENREKLLQVMKAAGLV; encoded by the coding sequence ATGTTTACAGGGTCTTTGGTTGCCATCGTTACGCCGTTCAAAAACGGCAAGCTGGATGAGCGAGCCCTCGGTGACCTCATCGAATGGCAGATCAGCAGTGGTACCCACGGCATTGTGCCATGCGGGACCACCGGTGAGTCGGCCACGCTGACCCATGCGGAGCATGATCGTGTGGTGGCGTGTACGGTTGAGGTCGTCAGGCGACGAGTCCCGGTTGTCGCGGGGACGGGATCCAATAGTACCGCCGAGGCGATTGCCTTGACGAAGCATGCCAAGGCTGCAGGGGTGGATGGAGCATTGCTCATTACGCCCTATTACAACAAGCCCACCCAGGAAGGGCTGTATCTGCACTACAAAGCGGTCGCGGAGGCGGTCGACCTCCCGCTGGTTGTCTACAACATTCCGGGCCGAACCGGCGTCAATATGTTGCCGAGCACCATCGCGCGCTTGACGACCTGTCCGACCGTGGTCGCGGTGAAGGAAGGGAGCGGTAACGTTCAGCAGGCATCGGAAATCATCCAGCTTTGCGGGGATCGGCTCACGGTGTTGGCGGGAGATGATGCGTTGACCTTGCCCGTGATGGCGGTCGGTGGCAAGGGCGTTATTACGGTGACGGCCAATCTGTTGCCGTCGAAGATGGCTCAGTTGGTCAATGCGTTCCGTGCCGGTCGAGTCGACGAAGCCCGTGCCCTGCACTATCAACTCTATCCCTTGTTCACTGCGCTGTTCTATGAAACCAATCCCATTCCTGTGAAGGAAGCGCTTCATATGATGGGTAAGATCGATTGCGAGATGCGGCTCCCGCTCTGCCCGATGGGGAAGGAAAACCGCGAAAAGCTCTTGCAGGTGATGAAGGCCGCCGGCTTGGTCTGA
- the lysA gene encoding diaminopimelate decarboxylase, translating to MHDFHYREGELYCEDVPLSRIAKEVGTPCYIYSHHTLVRHFRVYDGAFKNIPHIVAFAMKANSNLAVLRLMAKEGSGVDIVSGGELYRALKAGVPPTKIVFAGVGKKPEEIAEALKADILMFNVESSAELQAINEVAASMGVKARVALRINPDIDPKTHPYISTGLKKSKFGIAADRAIEEFKAAAAFSHIKVVGLHAHIGSQLTQVTPFVESLKKVLALVQALAEQGIPLRYINIGGGLGITYSDETPPEPKDLAEAISPLVRDLKCVLIMEPGRVIVGNAGVLLTKVLYAKDGEAKRFLIVDAAMNDLIRPSLYDAYHDIRPVYEAAAHGEKKTVDVVGPVCESGDFLAKDRVMPALNAGDLMAVMSAGAYGFVMSSNYNSRPRVPEVLVHEGQIHVIRSRESYEDLVRGEEIPEFLA from the coding sequence ATGCATGATTTTCACTATCGGGAAGGCGAATTGTACTGTGAGGATGTGCCGCTGTCGCGCATCGCGAAGGAAGTCGGGACACCCTGCTATATCTATAGTCATCACACCCTGGTGAGGCATTTTCGCGTCTATGACGGCGCCTTCAAAAACATTCCGCACATTGTGGCATTTGCGATGAAGGCCAATTCAAACTTGGCTGTGCTGCGTCTTATGGCCAAAGAGGGAAGTGGCGTGGACATCGTCTCTGGCGGAGAGCTGTACCGCGCCCTGAAGGCGGGTGTCCCCCCCACCAAGATCGTATTTGCTGGAGTTGGGAAAAAGCCGGAAGAAATCGCCGAGGCGTTGAAGGCCGACATCCTGATGTTCAACGTGGAATCGTCGGCTGAGCTACAGGCCATCAACGAGGTGGCCGCCTCCATGGGCGTGAAGGCTCGGGTGGCGTTGCGCATCAATCCGGACATTGATCCAAAGACGCATCCCTATATCTCCACCGGCCTGAAAAAGAGCAAATTCGGTATTGCGGCCGATCGCGCGATCGAGGAATTCAAGGCCGCCGCCGCATTCAGCCACATCAAGGTCGTGGGACTGCACGCGCATATCGGCTCGCAACTGACGCAGGTGACCCCATTTGTCGAATCCCTGAAGAAGGTGCTGGCGCTGGTGCAAGCCCTGGCGGAGCAAGGAATCCCCCTCCGGTACATCAATATCGGCGGTGGGCTGGGGATTACCTACTCCGATGAAACGCCCCCGGAACCGAAAGACCTCGCCGAGGCGATTTCACCGCTTGTGCGGGATTTGAAGTGCGTCCTGATCATGGAGCCCGGTCGCGTGATCGTCGGCAACGCCGGCGTCTTGCTCACCAAAGTCCTGTATGCGAAGGATGGCGAAGCCAAACGGTTTTTGATCGTCGATGCCGCAATGAATGACCTCATTCGTCCGAGTCTCTACGATGCGTATCACGATATCCGACCGGTGTATGAAGCCGCGGCGCATGGAGAGAAAAAGACCGTGGACGTGGTTGGCCCGGTGTGTGAATCAGGCGATTTCCTCGCCAAAGATCGTGTCATGCCGGCCCTGAACGCCGGGGACCTTATGGCCGTCATGAGCGCGGGGGCGTATGGCTTTGTCATGTCCTCGAACTACAATTCGCGCCCGCGTGTGCCGGAGGTGCTGGTGCATGAGGGGCAAATCCATGTCATTCGCTCGCGTGAGAGTTATGAGGATTTGGTGCGAGGCGAAGAAATTCCGGAATTTCTCGCGTAG